A portion of the Kiritimatiellia bacterium genome contains these proteins:
- a CDS encoding HlyD family secretion protein, with the protein MVTRRQRLPRHPRVIWSRLKYKWPLLVWLAAIWGCLVLYRFGVRTIRIPGVVEALREEDAPVESARLVAVHVAPGDRVVPGQVLAVFDSSLADAELAVERLQAERQFKDAIQAIAERRRELRLREASERRRLEVLDAELARVQSLIAASVEDAARLAYLRAEREAIAQTLALYPAELAELEREEAEARQRWEEARRWMEAGEGASSSTPPAGMEAYAAALSVARARRENFILRARHTGIVTRVWFQPGDVVPAGTPTITLLIENRQRVTGFLSEYVTREVREGMEAFVEPAHGGLGSRLTPARIVTVSPDITWLPTRVSPIRNQTIRGRRIEVKLSEPIAAVPGEAVNIYVGRPWWSEAFERFVPERWKAEIRRRRGAEPSETSAAGERLISGDGTLPPTSTPAS; encoded by the coding sequence ATGGTCACCCGCCGTCAGCGCCTGCCCCGACATCCGCGCGTGATCTGGAGCCGGCTGAAGTACAAGTGGCCGTTGCTGGTCTGGCTGGCCGCGATCTGGGGGTGTTTGGTGCTGTATCGCTTCGGCGTGCGCACCATCCGGATTCCGGGTGTGGTGGAGGCGCTGCGCGAGGAGGACGCACCGGTCGAGAGCGCACGGCTGGTCGCGGTCCACGTTGCGCCGGGCGATCGGGTGGTGCCCGGCCAGGTGCTCGCGGTGTTCGACAGTTCCCTGGCGGACGCGGAGCTGGCGGTGGAGCGGCTGCAGGCTGAGCGGCAGTTCAAGGATGCGATCCAGGCAATCGCGGAACGCCGGCGCGAGCTGCGGCTGCGGGAGGCCTCCGAGCGGCGACGCCTGGAGGTTCTGGACGCAGAGCTCGCACGGGTGCAGTCGTTGATCGCCGCTAGCGTGGAGGACGCCGCCCGGCTGGCGTATCTGCGCGCGGAGCGCGAGGCGATCGCGCAGACGCTGGCGCTCTACCCAGCCGAGCTGGCCGAACTCGAGCGGGAGGAGGCCGAGGCGCGCCAGCGATGGGAGGAGGCGCGCCGATGGATGGAGGCGGGGGAGGGTGCGAGCTCCAGCACACCCCCAGCGGGCATGGAGGCCTATGCGGCGGCACTGTCGGTCGCGCGCGCGCGGCGGGAGAACTTCATCCTCCGCGCCCGTCATACCGGCATCGTCACCCGCGTCTGGTTTCAGCCGGGTGACGTGGTGCCCGCCGGCACGCCGACGATCACGTTGCTGATTGAGAACCGCCAGCGGGTGACCGGTTTCCTCAGTGAATACGTGACGCGGGAAGTCCGCGAGGGCATGGAGGCGTTCGTCGAGCCTGCGCACGGAGGTCTCGGCTCGCGGCTGACGCCCGCCCGCATCGTCACGGTAAGCCCCGACATCACCTGGCTGCCGACCCGCGTCAGCCCGATCCGCAACCAAACCATTCGCGGCCGCCGCATCGAGGTGAAGCTCTCGGAACCGATCGCGGCCGTGCCCGGCGAAGCGGTGAACATCTATGTCGGCCGACCCTGGTGGAGCGAAGCGTTCGAGCGCTTCGTGCCGGAGCGATGGAAGGCGGAGATCCGCCGCCGCCGGGGCGCGGAGCCATCAGAGACCTCCGCAGCCGGTGAACGGCTCATTTCCGGCGACGGAACGCTGCCCCCCACCTCGACGCCGGCAAGCTAG
- a CDS encoding tetratricopeptide repeat protein, whose protein sequence is MTVAGRAAAADRRPRAAAIAAVALLTWVTYLPAIHNGWTNWDDTELLLKDARWHGFSPANLVWMWTTTRLGHYQPVTWMSYALDYHLWGVNAAGLHLTNTVLHAITAALLTALLLRWLERAGWLGEGAGALECAWVGVAALLWSLHPLRVEAVAWITARRDLLSALFCAWSLWFWLPPPGLDAPDRGRCAAATATGVAAMLSKGQAMVLPVLVVIMFAAERAATGAARDAAGWRRGAIATLPLWAAALVIALVSARGAAVSGAAWSWASHGLAARAIQSAWSLARQLVATVWPAGLTPLIPLPRPWNPWAIRWLAPAMVTSVVYLSLPLWARRAPALACALLWIAAAIAPVSGWLQSGPQLTADRYSYVASWSLATVSAALLLGGFRRLRGPQHRPIAVAVGAAVMGGLVVLASVTRAQIRVWRDPVSLWSRAIAVHPDSAIAHANLAEALADAGEPARALEHYANAVRLDPALLAPRAGWATLAARLGATDAARAQFEAILKADPRHEAALIGLANLDLLDGRTNDALRRYEAAFTAHPDSAEAAYNLATLRLRLGDVRRARELLEPLVMRQPHHALAWHNLGIARQREGDRLGAAEAYRRAIELAPELARLHPPAAELR, encoded by the coding sequence GTGACGGTGGCCGGCCGCGCGGCCGCGGCGGACCGCCGGCCGCGGGCGGCGGCGATCGCCGCGGTCGCGCTGCTGACGTGGGTGACGTATCTGCCGGCGATCCACAACGGTTGGACGAACTGGGACGACACCGAGCTGCTGCTGAAAGATGCCCGCTGGCACGGCTTTTCCCCGGCGAACCTCGTCTGGATGTGGACGACCACCCGACTGGGCCACTATCAGCCGGTCACGTGGATGTCCTACGCGCTGGACTACCACCTCTGGGGGGTGAATGCAGCAGGGCTGCACCTGACCAACACCGTGCTCCACGCGATCACCGCAGCGCTGCTCACCGCACTGCTCCTGCGGTGGTTGGAGCGCGCGGGGTGGCTGGGCGAGGGCGCCGGCGCGCTGGAGTGCGCATGGGTCGGTGTCGCGGCACTGCTGTGGTCGCTGCATCCGTTGCGCGTCGAGGCGGTCGCGTGGATCACCGCACGACGCGACCTGCTTTCGGCGCTGTTCTGCGCATGGTCGCTCTGGTTCTGGCTGCCTCCGCCCGGCCTCGATGCGCCCGACCGGGGGCGGTGCGCGGCGGCAACCGCGACGGGGGTGGCCGCGATGTTGTCGAAAGGCCAGGCGATGGTGCTGCCGGTGCTGGTGGTGATCATGTTCGCGGCGGAGCGCGCCGCGACGGGAGCGGCACGAGACGCTGCCGGCTGGCGGCGTGGTGCGATCGCGACACTGCCGCTGTGGGCGGCTGCGCTGGTGATCGCGCTGGTGTCCGCACGCGGCGCCGCGGTGTCGGGCGCGGCGTGGTCGTGGGCCTCGCACGGGCTCGCCGCGCGAGCGATTCAGTCCGCTTGGAGTCTCGCGCGACAGCTCGTCGCGACGGTGTGGCCCGCCGGTCTCACGCCGCTGATCCCGCTGCCACGTCCCTGGAATCCGTGGGCGATCCGGTGGCTGGCGCCCGCGATGGTGACCTCGGTGGTGTATCTTTCGCTGCCGCTGTGGGCGCGCCGCGCGCCCGCACTCGCGTGCGCGCTGCTGTGGATCGCCGCCGCAATCGCGCCGGTGAGCGGCTGGCTGCAGAGCGGACCACAGCTCACCGCGGATCGCTACAGTTATGTGGCGTCGTGGTCGCTCGCGACGGTGTCGGCGGCCCTGCTGCTGGGCGGCTTTCGCCGGTTGCGCGGGCCGCAGCACCGCCCAATTGCAGTCGCCGTCGGCGCGGCGGTGATGGGGGGACTTGTGGTGCTCGCGTCGGTGACACGCGCGCAGATCCGCGTCTGGCGCGATCCGGTGTCGCTGTGGAGCCGCGCGATCGCGGTCCATCCCGACAGCGCGATTGCGCACGCGAACCTCGCGGAGGCATTGGCCGATGCCGGTGAACCGGCTCGCGCGCTCGAACACTATGCCAACGCGGTGCGACTGGATCCGGCCCTGCTGGCGCCGCGCGCAGGGTGGGCAACGCTCGCCGCGCGGCTTGGCGCAACGGACGCGGCGCGCGCGCAGTTCGAGGCGATCCTGAAAGCGGATCCCCGCCACGAGGCGGCGCTGATCGGTCTTGCCAACCTCGACCTGCTCGACGGCCGCACCAACGATGCGCTCCGGCGCTACGAGGCGGCGTTCACCGCGCACCCCGACAGCGCGGAGGCGGCATACAACTTGGCAACCCTCCGGCTGCGTCTCGGCGACGTCCGCCGCGCACGCGAGCTCCTGGAGCCGCTGGTGATGCGTCAGCCACACCATGCGCTGGCCTGGCACAATCTCGGGATCGCGCGGCAGCGCGAGGGCGACCGACTCGGCGCTGCCGAGGCCTACCGGCGTGCGATCGAACTGGCCCCTGAGCTGGCTCGACTGCACCCGCCGGCGGCCGAGCTCCGCTGA
- a CDS encoding DUF4956 domain-containing protein: protein MDELMEVFGPARMLGVEAMALALLISFVLSMAVAWVYRRTYQSLAYSRAFVHTLVLGAAVSCMMIMAIGNNLARGLGILGTLAIVRFRTPIRDPRDIIFLFASLAIGIACGAAVFAVAVVGTLFFCAIALYLHWSPFASRREYEGLLRFLLPPHSDTSQLVPQVLSRFCESSVLVAVREAAQGDAIEYSYQIRLSDPSFHGDLLEELHKLPNIAEVSLLMQRSTVEI from the coding sequence ATGGATGAACTGATGGAGGTGTTCGGGCCGGCGCGGATGCTCGGCGTCGAGGCGATGGCGCTGGCGCTGCTGATCAGCTTCGTGCTGTCGATGGCGGTCGCCTGGGTGTATCGGCGCACCTACCAGTCGCTGGCGTATTCCCGGGCGTTCGTACACACGCTGGTGCTCGGTGCGGCGGTCTCGTGCATGATGATCATGGCGATCGGCAACAACCTCGCGCGAGGGCTCGGCATTTTGGGCACGCTGGCGATCGTGCGCTTCCGCACACCGATCCGTGACCCGCGGGACATCATCTTCCTGTTCGCCTCGCTCGCAATCGGGATCGCCTGTGGCGCGGCGGTGTTTGCGGTCGCGGTGGTCGGCACGCTGTTCTTCTGCGCGATCGCGCTATATCTGCACTGGTCCCCGTTCGCGTCCCGGCGCGAGTACGAGGGGCTGCTACGGTTCCTGCTGCCGCCTCACAGCGATACGAGCCAGCTCGTGCCGCAGGTGCTCAGCCGGTTCTGCGAAAGCAGCGTGCTGGTGGCAGTCCGCGAAGCGGCGCAGGGTGATGCGATCGAATACTCCTACCAGATCCGGCTGTCGGATCCGTCCTTCCACGGCGATTTGCTGGAGGAGCTTCACAAGTTGCCCAACATCGCGGAGGTCAGCCTGTTGATGCAGCGCTCGACCGTGGAGATCTGA
- a CDS encoding dUTPase, producing MSNQPADMLEEMFRLQAELNRRIGVDTTALPEERQPEWILNFCRALQQETAELVDSVPWKWWARYQTYDRQNARVEIVDLFHFLISLAQIVGLRARDVYELYMQKNRRNFERQESGYTCKSDDCRDLNV from the coding sequence ATGTCGAACCAGCCCGCTGACATGCTGGAAGAGATGTTCCGGCTGCAGGCAGAACTCAACCGCAGAATCGGCGTCGACACCACGGCGCTGCCGGAAGAGCGCCAGCCCGAGTGGATTCTGAATTTCTGTCGCGCGCTTCAACAGGAGACCGCTGAGCTGGTCGACAGCGTTCCGTGGAAGTGGTGGGCCCGGTACCAGACCTACGACCGGCAGAACGCCCGCGTCGAAATCGTAGATCTGTTCCACTTCCTCATTTCGCTTGCGCAGATCGTCGGACTCCGCGCCCGGGACGTCTACGAGCTGTACATGCAGAAGAACCGACGGAATTTTGAACGCCAGGAAAGCGGTTATACGTGTAAATCCGACGACTGCCGCGATCTGAACGTCTAG
- a CDS encoding ABC transporter ATP-binding protein, giving the protein MSAETVIEAVGLTKIFLDFWRRPRVRALDGFSFEVRRGEVFGLLGPNGSGKSTTLKLLLGLLRPTSGRLIVLGRPPTDVRIKSRIGYLPEESYLYPFLTAEETLDFFGRLFDLPTAERRRRIEQLLEMTGLTAARRRRVGEFSKGMARRVGLAQALINDPDLVILDEPTSGLDPIGCRQMKELIRTLAGRGKTVVLSSHLLADVEDVADRVAILYGGRLQAMGAISELLEERERCRLTLTRPPPGTLERLCAVARELTGTEPEVDHPRMDLEEYFLAVVRRAREGTGDETAPGGTPQVASYLAGEAGRDAVVSQASTTADERLRHLVKPPSS; this is encoded by the coding sequence ATGAGCGCGGAGACCGTCATTGAAGCGGTTGGGCTGACGAAGATTTTCCTTGATTTCTGGCGTCGTCCTCGCGTGCGGGCGCTCGACGGGTTCAGCTTCGAGGTGCGGCGAGGCGAGGTGTTCGGGTTGCTGGGGCCGAACGGTTCGGGGAAAAGTACCACGTTAAAGCTGCTGCTCGGCTTGCTGCGGCCAACCTCCGGCCGGCTGATTGTGCTGGGACGGCCTCCGACCGACGTGCGGATCAAGTCGCGCATTGGCTATCTGCCGGAGGAATCCTATCTTTACCCGTTTCTCACCGCGGAGGAGACGTTGGACTTCTTCGGGCGTCTCTTCGATCTGCCAACGGCGGAGCGCCGGCGGCGCATCGAGCAATTGCTCGAAATGACGGGCCTGACCGCGGCTCGCCGGCGCCGGGTGGGCGAGTTCTCGAAAGGGATGGCGCGGCGCGTCGGGCTCGCGCAGGCGCTAATCAACGATCCCGACCTCGTAATTCTCGACGAACCGACATCGGGTCTGGATCCGATCGGCTGCCGTCAGATGAAAGAGCTGATTCGAACGCTGGCCGGACGGGGAAAGACCGTTGTGCTGTCCTCGCACCTGCTGGCCGATGTCGAGGACGTCGCCGATCGCGTCGCGATCCTCTACGGAGGACGGCTGCAGGCGATGGGCGCGATCTCGGAACTTCTGGAGGAACGCGAGCGGTGCCGCCTCACCCTCACACGGCCGCCGCCGGGAACGCTCGAGCGGCTGTGCGCGGTGGCGCGGGAGCTGACGGGGACCGAGCCGGAAGTGGACCACCCGCGGATGGACCTGGAAGAGTACTTTCTGGCAGTCGTTCGGCGCGCTCGCGAGGGAACCGGCGATGAAACGGCGCCGGGTGGAACCCCGCAGGTGGCATCGTATCTGGCCGGCGAGGCCGGTCGCGACGCGGTGGTCTCGCAGGCTTCAACGACGGCGGACGAGCGGCTCCGCCATCTGGTGAAACCGCCTTCCTCATGA
- a CDS encoding response regulator, protein MKPERASGEVPPVLVVDDEPAVAEVTRRHIAARFPELQVLACSDAEVAMELAAASEFSVVLCDLAMPIHNGIEVLAEIRRHHPHTVGMLVSGQTTKEAVIEAVNYAGVWKVVEKPWREEALIGWVREAVELYRSRVAIEAGNTKPRRSAPSPLRVRPPAPVVRLRMSARPGPPPSPPAGVSRPTFAPPIPPPRVGPRYAELQLLDAGGLGAVYRARDTAEDRDVVLKVLAARFAADETAVARLEADVHAAAQLSHRSVVRPHRLDRSPSVVAIAMDYIRGTTVRSVLARCGCLERAAVVEIVDACASALDEAAAHGLMHLQLRADQLMLDRERRLKILGFGQREIARMAVRGGVPRHWFHIAPELAAGVPDDPRMDVYSLAILAHELLCGRAPDHAGEQRPNGPAEYRPTASEDLPAAVREALDRALSPTPGERFDRATTFAKALRSALEV, encoded by the coding sequence ATGAAACCCGAGCGCGCGAGCGGTGAGGTGCCGCCGGTGCTGGTCGTTGATGATGAACCGGCGGTCGCGGAGGTCACGCGCCGCCACATCGCGGCCCGATTCCCGGAGCTACAGGTGCTGGCCTGCAGCGACGCGGAAGTCGCGATGGAGCTCGCCGCCGCGAGCGAGTTCTCGGTGGTGCTGTGCGACCTGGCGATGCCGATCCACAACGGCATTGAGGTTCTCGCCGAGATTCGGCGGCACCACCCTCACACGGTGGGCATGCTGGTCAGCGGCCAGACGACGAAGGAAGCCGTGATCGAGGCAGTGAACTATGCGGGCGTGTGGAAAGTGGTAGAAAAACCCTGGCGGGAAGAGGCGCTGATCGGCTGGGTTCGGGAAGCTGTCGAGTTGTACCGCTCACGTGTCGCGATCGAGGCCGGCAACACGAAACCGCGCCGCTCCGCGCCCTCCCCTCTCCGCGTGCGCCCGCCGGCACCGGTGGTACGTTTGCGCATGTCCGCGCGTCCCGGCCCTCCCCCGTCGCCGCCGGCGGGAGTGTCGCGTCCCACCTTCGCGCCGCCGATCCCGCCACCGCGGGTCGGTCCGCGATACGCGGAGCTCCAGCTGCTCGACGCCGGCGGTCTGGGGGCGGTCTATCGCGCGCGCGACACCGCGGAGGACCGTGATGTTGTGCTGAAGGTGCTCGCCGCACGCTTTGCCGCCGACGAGACGGCCGTCGCGCGGCTCGAGGCCGACGTGCACGCTGCAGCGCAGCTGTCCCATCGCAGCGTGGTCCGACCCCATCGGCTGGATCGCTCCCCCTCGGTGGTGGCGATCGCGATGGACTACATCCGCGGCACCACGGTGCGGTCGGTGCTGGCCCGCTGTGGGTGTTTGGAGCGCGCCGCGGTGGTGGAAATCGTGGACGCCTGCGCCAGCGCCCTTGATGAGGCGGCCGCGCACGGTTTGATGCACCTGCAGCTTCGCGCAGACCAGCTCATGCTCGACCGCGAACGGCGGCTGAAAATTCTCGGGTTCGGGCAGCGGGAGATCGCGCGGATGGCGGTCCGGGGTGGAGTGCCGCGGCACTGGTTCCACATCGCACCGGAGCTGGCTGCCGGCGTGCCGGACGATCCGCGCATGGACGTCTATTCTCTGGCGATTCTCGCGCACGAACTGCTCTGTGGCCGCGCCCCGGATCATGCCGGCGAACAGCGTCCGAACGGTCCCGCCGAATACCGGCCCACCGCCTCAGAAGATCTGCCAGCCGCGGTGCGGGAAGCGCTGGATCGGGCACTGTCGCCGACGCCCGGCGAGCGGTTCGACCGGGCGACCACATTTGCGAAGGCACTCCGTTCCGCGCTGGAAGTGTGA
- a CDS encoding ATP-dependent RecD-like DNA helicase, producing MNRPSSSPSGEAAEADTLAGVVERVTYHNDDTGYSVIQVRARGHRGEVAVVGTVPDVNPGEWIEARGRWEMHPKHGRQFVAEELRLVPPDTPQGIERFLGSGLIHGIGPVYARRLVERFGRDVFDVIERQSARLLEVEGIGPTRRDRIRAAWAEQKSVRAIMTFLFSHGVSPARAFRIYKQYGDRAIDVIRMDPYCLARDIRGIGFPGADRIAQQLGVARDSILRAKAGLTHVLQELTAEGHCGWPREPLIAQTAKMLAIEPGRVAEALDQCLAEGQLVERTAPGSVPVTLLPWLDADERTVATRVLGLLRGAHPLPAASVDDLTAWIEPRMGLRLAPAQREAIAAAATSKVMVLTGGPGVGKTTLVRAVVALARAQRLRVALCAPTGRAAQRLAESTGATAMTIHRLLDFDPAAGGFRHGPAHPLRCDWLVVDECSMLDVTLAAQLLRAVPPHAALLLVGDADQLPSVGPGMVLRDLIDSGVVPVQRLSVVFRQAARSHIVENAHRIRDGKMPLVPEVAPRETTDFYFVKAEDPDEIRQLVVRLVRERIPRRFRLDPVLDVQVLTPMQRGELGARQLNALLQSVLNPTGPAVERFGQRFRVGDKVIQLDNDYEKHVFNGDIGRLIELRPDTRELKVRFDDGRVVTYHELELDSLAPAYALTIHKSQGSEYPAVVVPLHTQHYVMLQRNLLYTAVTRGRRLVVLVGSPRALAIAVRRTETHRRVTLLKEWLVHGPPGGEL from the coding sequence ATGAACCGCCCCTCGTCCTCCCCGTCGGGCGAGGCCGCAGAGGCGGACACCCTCGCCGGCGTCGTTGAGCGGGTCACCTATCACAACGACGACACGGGGTATTCCGTGATCCAGGTGCGCGCGCGGGGCCACCGGGGCGAGGTCGCGGTGGTGGGCACGGTCCCCGACGTCAATCCGGGTGAGTGGATCGAGGCGCGCGGCCGATGGGAGATGCACCCCAAACACGGCCGGCAGTTCGTCGCCGAGGAACTTCGGTTGGTGCCGCCGGACACACCGCAGGGGATCGAGCGGTTTCTCGGCTCCGGACTGATTCACGGCATCGGGCCGGTGTACGCGCGGCGGCTCGTCGAGCGGTTTGGCCGCGACGTATTTGACGTGATCGAGCGGCAGTCGGCGCGGCTGCTCGAAGTGGAAGGCATTGGGCCGACTCGGCGCGACCGCATTCGCGCCGCCTGGGCAGAACAGAAGTCCGTGCGCGCGATTATGACGTTTCTGTTCAGCCACGGCGTCAGCCCGGCGCGTGCGTTTCGCATCTACAAGCAGTACGGCGACCGCGCGATCGACGTGATCCGGATGGACCCCTACTGTCTGGCCCGCGACATCCGCGGCATCGGGTTCCCCGGCGCGGACCGAATTGCGCAACAGCTCGGCGTCGCGCGCGACTCGATCCTGCGGGCGAAGGCGGGACTCACCCACGTCCTGCAGGAGCTCACCGCTGAGGGACACTGCGGCTGGCCGCGGGAGCCGCTGATTGCACAGACCGCCAAGATGCTGGCGATCGAGCCGGGGCGGGTCGCGGAGGCGCTCGATCAGTGTCTGGCGGAGGGACAGCTGGTGGAGCGCACCGCGCCGGGGAGTGTGCCGGTCACGCTGTTGCCATGGCTGGACGCCGACGAGCGCACCGTCGCGACGCGGGTGCTCGGTCTGTTGCGCGGGGCCCATCCGCTGCCCGCCGCCTCGGTTGACGACTTGACCGCCTGGATCGAGCCGCGCATGGGACTGCGGTTGGCTCCGGCCCAGCGCGAGGCGATCGCCGCCGCGGCGACCTCGAAGGTGATGGTGCTCACCGGTGGGCCCGGCGTCGGTAAGACGACGCTCGTTCGGGCGGTCGTGGCGCTCGCGCGCGCGCAGCGGTTGCGCGTCGCCCTCTGCGCCCCGACCGGCCGTGCCGCACAACGGCTCGCGGAAAGCACCGGTGCCACCGCGATGACGATTCACCGCCTGCTGGATTTCGATCCCGCGGCCGGCGGGTTTCGGCACGGGCCGGCGCACCCTCTGCGCTGCGACTGGCTGGTGGTGGACGAGTGCAGCATGCTCGACGTCACGCTCGCCGCGCAGTTGCTCCGCGCAGTTCCCCCCCATGCGGCGCTGCTGCTGGTCGGCGATGCGGACCAGCTGCCCTCCGTCGGTCCGGGCATGGTGCTGCGCGATCTGATCGACTCCGGAGTGGTGCCGGTACAACGGCTCTCGGTGGTGTTTCGCCAGGCCGCGCGCAGTCACATCGTCGAAAACGCGCATCGCATCCGCGACGGGAAGATGCCGCTGGTGCCGGAGGTCGCGCCGCGCGAAACGACGGACTTCTACTTCGTGAAGGCGGAGGATCCCGACGAAATCCGCCAGCTGGTGGTGCGGCTGGTCCGCGAGCGGATCCCGCGCCGGTTCCGGCTCGATCCGGTGCTCGACGTGCAGGTCCTCACGCCGATGCAGCGCGGCGAGCTCGGCGCGCGCCAGCTGAATGCGCTGCTGCAGTCGGTGCTGAACCCGACGGGGCCGGCGGTTGAGCGGTTTGGCCAGCGGTTCCGTGTTGGCGACAAGGTGATCCAGCTCGATAACGACTACGAAAAGCATGTGTTCAACGGTGACATCGGGCGATTGATCGAGCTGCGGCCGGACACGCGCGAGCTGAAGGTGCGGTTCGACGACGGTCGCGTGGTGACCTACCACGAACTGGAGCTGGACAGCCTGGCTCCCGCCTACGCGCTGACGATTCACAAGAGCCAGGGCAGCGAGTACCCGGCGGTGGTAGTGCCGCTCCACACTCAGCACTACGTGATGCTGCAGCGGAATCTGCTCTACACCGCAGTCACTCGCGGCCGGCGGCTTGTCGTGCTGGTCGGCAGCCCGCGTGCGCTGGCGATCGCGGTCCGCCGCACCGAAACTCACCGGCGCGTGACGCTCCTAAAGGAGTGGCTGGTGCACGGGCCGCCCGGCGGGGAGCTCTGA
- the nrdR gene encoding transcriptional regulator NrdR, with amino-acid sequence MRCPKCGEDDDKVVDSRSARGGVAIRRRRVCNVCGHRFTTYEEIAKTALRVIKRDGRHEPLDRQKMLTGVLKACEKRPIAVAEIEALVDAVISEIEATYDREVPSVEIGRRIMSRLEKLDEVAYVRFASVYRRFRHVTQFVSEVEGLMGR; translated from the coding sequence ATGCGCTGCCCGAAGTGCGGCGAGGACGACGACAAGGTGGTGGACAGCCGCTCCGCGCGCGGCGGCGTCGCGATTCGGCGGCGACGAGTCTGCAACGTATGCGGCCACCGTTTTACCACGTACGAGGAGATCGCGAAGACCGCGCTACGGGTCATCAAACGGGATGGGCGCCACGAACCCCTCGACCGGCAGAAGATGTTGACCGGTGTGCTGAAAGCCTGTGAGAAACGGCCCATTGCGGTGGCCGAAATCGAGGCGCTGGTGGACGCGGTGATCTCGGAGATCGAGGCCACGTACGACCGCGAGGTGCCCAGTGTGGAGATCGGTCGGCGGATCATGTCCCGGCTCGAGAAGTTGGACGAGGTCGCTTACGTGCGGTTCGCGTCGGTGTACCGCCGGTTCCGCCACGTGACGCAGTTCGTGAGCGAGGTTGAGGGTCTGATGGGGAGATAG
- a CDS encoding glycosyltransferase family 2 protein, with amino-acid sequence MDPAISIVIPVYNEAPNVLPLAEEIAAVASRLPSLEVVWVDDGSTDSTPDRIREAAARHPFVRGLRFPLNQGQSAAMLAGIRAARGAVIVTMDGDRQNNPADIPRLLEALGTAEVVCGRRAHRHDSWSRRIASRIGNAVRNWFTHDGVRDTGCSLKAFRRECAQDLPPVRGVHRFMPAYFKLHGRRVVELDVDHRPRAGGVSKYTNLRRLPQTVLDLFGFCWYRRRVLRTPPPEILA; translated from the coding sequence ATGGATCCGGCGATCTCGATCGTGATTCCTGTGTACAACGAGGCGCCCAATGTGCTGCCGCTCGCGGAGGAAATTGCGGCGGTGGCCTCGCGGCTGCCGTCGCTGGAAGTGGTGTGGGTGGACGACGGCTCCACCGACTCGACGCCGGACCGGATTCGGGAGGCGGCGGCCCGCCATCCGTTCGTTCGAGGGTTGCGGTTCCCGCTCAACCAGGGGCAGTCGGCGGCGATGCTCGCGGGCATCCGCGCCGCGCGCGGCGCGGTGATCGTGACGATGGATGGCGATCGTCAGAACAATCCGGCCGACATTCCCCGGCTGCTCGAGGCGCTCGGGACCGCCGAGGTCGTCTGTGGCCGCCGTGCACACCGTCACGACTCGTGGTCCCGGCGGATCGCCTCGCGCATTGGCAATGCGGTGCGAAACTGGTTCACGCACGACGGCGTCCGCGACACGGGCTGCAGCCTGAAGGCGTTCCGCCGCGAGTGCGCGCAGGACCTGCCGCCGGTCCGCGGGGTGCACCGCTTCATGCCGGCGTACTTCAAGCTTCACGGCCGCCGCGTGGTCGAGCTGGACGTGGACCACCGACCGCGCGCGGGCGGTGTCTCGAAATACACCAACCTGCGACGGTTGCCGCAAACGGTGCTGGATCTGTTCGGCTTCTGTTGGTACCGGCGGCGTGTGCTGCGCACGCCGCCACCGGAGATCCTCGCGTGA
- a CDS encoding polyphosphate polymerase domain-containing protein: MIAVRQRQRPTIELERYEAKYLVDPARLPEIREFIAPFCEPDHHAAGALPEYVVTTLQLDTPDLALYRAKEHEALARFKLRIRTYGLDRRCPVFLEIKRKIKGVIVKSRATIPVELWGSDLVTSPGRWVPFRTAQEEMNYLNFVRLVREIGARPVVLLRYHREAYLGRNDRYARLTFDRRLCYHPTREWTLWPERARWYALDSATLLGRPRSMVILELKTFSDAPLWMVDLTERFDLQRIGFSKYFAAVRTESLFRGAMYSDASENCTIW; the protein is encoded by the coding sequence ATGATTGCGGTGCGCCAGCGACAACGGCCGACGATCGAACTTGAGCGCTACGAGGCCAAATACCTGGTCGACCCCGCGCGGCTGCCTGAGATTCGAGAGTTCATTGCGCCGTTTTGTGAGCCGGATCACCACGCGGCGGGTGCACTGCCGGAGTATGTGGTGACGACGTTGCAGCTCGACACACCGGACCTGGCGCTCTACCGTGCGAAGGAGCACGAGGCGCTCGCGCGCTTCAAACTTCGGATTCGCACCTACGGGCTGGACCGTCGCTGCCCGGTGTTTTTAGAAATCAAGCGGAAGATCAAGGGCGTCATCGTGAAGAGCCGCGCGACGATTCCGGTGGAGCTCTGGGGTAGCGATTTGGTCACCTCGCCCGGCCGATGGGTGCCGTTTCGTACCGCGCAGGAGGAGATGAACTATCTCAATTTTGTGCGGCTGGTGCGGGAGATCGGCGCACGGCCGGTGGTGCTCCTCCGCTACCACCGCGAGGCGTATCTCGGCCGCAATGACCGGTATGCGCGCCTCACGTTTGACCGTCGGCTATGTTACCATCCGACGCGCGAGTGGACACTCTGGCCGGAGCGGGCACGCTGGTACGCGCTGGACTCGGCGACCTTGTTGGGGCGGCCCCGCTCGATGGTGATCCTGGAGCTGAAAACGTTCAGCGATGCTCCGTTGTGGATGGTGGACCTGACCGAGCGGTTCGATCTGCAGCGGATCGGATTCTCGAAGTATTTTGCCGCGGTGCGGACCGAGTCGCTGTTTCGTGGCGCGATGTACTCGGACGCATCGGAGAACTGCACCATCTGGTGA